A region from the Geobacter benzoatilyticus genome encodes:
- the glpK gene encoding glycerol kinase GlpK, producing the protein MSCILAFDQGTTSSRAIVFDSTATIRAIAQREFRQIFPRPGWVEHDGREIWATQVGVAAEALSLAGITPREVKAIGITNQRETTLLWDRRSGEPLHNAIVWQDRRTAELCDRLKADGLEPLFREKTGLVLDAYFSGTKLAWLLDNVPGARQRAEAGELAFGTVDSWLVWNLSGGRLHISDASNASRTLLFNITTLDWDDELLAILGIPRAVLPRVVDSSAIYGETAGDLFAAAIPLAGMAGDQQSALFGQACGTAGMAKNTYGTGCFLLMHCGERPVVSRRNLLTTVAWQLGGRAEYALEGSVFVAGAAVQWLRDGLGIIRSSGEVEALAASVPDSGGVCLVPAFTGLGAPHWDPYARGTIVGITRGTTAAHIARATLESIAFQSADLLTAMEGDSGISLAELRVDGGATANGLLMQFQADLLGVPVVRPRIRETTALGAAYLAGLAVGMWSDRQEIAGHWQVDRIFTPAMGRAEAADLRGRWERAVERARGWEAP; encoded by the coding sequence ATGAGCTGCATCCTTGCATTCGACCAGGGGACCACCAGTTCCCGCGCCATTGTCTTTGACAGCACCGCAACAATCCGGGCCATTGCCCAGCGGGAATTCCGCCAGATATTTCCCCGCCCCGGCTGGGTGGAGCACGATGGCCGCGAGATATGGGCCACCCAGGTTGGGGTGGCGGCCGAAGCCCTTTCCCTGGCAGGCATCACTCCCCGGGAGGTGAAGGCCATCGGCATCACCAACCAGCGGGAGACGACGCTCCTCTGGGACCGCCGGAGCGGCGAGCCGCTCCACAATGCCATTGTCTGGCAGGATCGCCGGACTGCCGAACTCTGCGACCGGCTCAAAGCGGACGGCCTGGAGCCGCTGTTCCGGGAAAAGACCGGCCTTGTTCTGGATGCCTACTTTTCCGGCACAAAGCTGGCCTGGCTGCTGGACAACGTGCCCGGCGCCCGCCAACGGGCCGAAGCGGGGGAGCTTGCCTTCGGGACGGTGGACTCCTGGCTGGTCTGGAACCTGTCGGGAGGACGGCTTCACATAAGCGATGCAAGCAACGCCTCCCGAACGCTTCTCTTCAATATCACCACCCTTGACTGGGACGACGAGCTGCTGGCGATCCTCGGCATTCCCCGGGCCGTTTTGCCCAGGGTGGTGGATTCCAGCGCAATTTACGGAGAGACTGCCGGCGATCTCTTCGCGGCGGCTATCCCCCTTGCCGGCATGGCCGGCGATCAGCAGTCGGCCCTCTTCGGCCAGGCCTGCGGCACTGCCGGAATGGCGAAAAACACCTACGGAACCGGCTGTTTCCTTCTGATGCATTGCGGTGAGCGCCCGGTGGTTTCCCGGCGCAACCTCCTTACCACTGTGGCCTGGCAACTTGGCGGACGTGCCGAATATGCCCTGGAGGGGAGCGTGTTCGTTGCGGGCGCTGCGGTACAGTGGCTGCGGGACGGCCTTGGCATCATCCGCTCCTCCGGCGAGGTGGAGGCCCTGGCGGCCAGTGTCCCGGATAGCGGCGGCGTCTGCCTGGTGCCTGCCTTCACCGGTCTCGGCGCTCCCCACTGGGACCCATACGCCCGGGGGACCATCGTCGGCATCACCCGCGGCACCACCGCCGCCCATATTGCCCGGGCCACCCTGGAGAGCATCGCCTTCCAGAGCGCCGACCTCCTCACTGCCATGGAGGGGGATTCCGGCATCAGCCTGGCAGAGCTTCGGGTTGACGGCGGCGCCACCGCCAATGGCCTCCTGATGCAGTTCCAGGCCGATCTCCTGGGGGTGCCCGTGGTGCGGCCCAGGATCAGGGAGACCACGGCTTTGGGGGCTGCCTACCTGGCGGGGCTGGCGGTTGGGATGTGGAGCGACCGGCAGGAGATTGCCGGCCACTGGCAGGTGGACCGGATATTTACTCCCGCCATGGGACGGGCTGAGGCTGCCGATCTGCGGGGGCGGTGGGAACGGGCGGTGGAGCGGGCCCGGGGCTGGGAGGCGCCATGA
- the istA gene encoding IS21 family transposase: MIGKEECMEVRILKKQGKSIREISRITGLCRNTVRKFLRSTADPRYKERVKRPGKLDPFKAFLEERVKAALPHRIPAPVLAREIKSLGYEGCERTVRTFLATLYSRVTPEPVVRFETEPGKQMQADWCELRKGKHPLYAFVGTLGFSRDSFVIFTTSQAFDVLRECHEMAFSFFGGVPREVLYDNMKTVVLERNAFGEGNHRFHSGLWDTAKHFGFIPRLCKPYRAKTKGKVERFNRYLRYSFYYPLVSRLKQAGLTLDVATANIEVRNWLKDVANCRIHGETGERPCDRLEIERPAMLSLPPRVAVEPGKPEIITPMPWPVIPLQRPASFYEQILQEGRL, encoded by the coding sequence ATGATCGGAAAGGAAGAGTGTATGGAAGTCAGAATTCTCAAGAAGCAGGGCAAGAGCATTCGTGAGATCTCGCGGATCACCGGGCTATGCCGAAACACGGTCAGAAAGTTTCTCAGGTCGACCGCCGATCCCCGTTACAAAGAACGGGTGAAGCGACCGGGGAAGCTTGACCCATTTAAAGCGTTTCTCGAAGAGCGGGTAAAGGCGGCGCTGCCGCATCGGATTCCCGCTCCGGTGCTTGCTCGGGAGATCAAAAGCCTTGGCTACGAGGGCTGCGAACGCACCGTCAGAACGTTTTTGGCGACACTGTATTCCCGCGTCACGCCGGAACCCGTTGTCCGGTTCGAAACGGAGCCCGGCAAGCAGATGCAAGCTGATTGGTGCGAACTGCGCAAGGGGAAGCACCCGCTGTACGCGTTCGTGGGAACTCTAGGTTTCAGCCGGGATTCGTTCGTCATCTTCACCACCAGCCAGGCGTTCGACGTCCTTCGGGAGTGCCACGAGATGGCATTCTCCTTCTTCGGCGGCGTCCCGCGCGAAGTGCTCTATGACAACATGAAGACCGTCGTGCTGGAGCGAAACGCCTTCGGTGAGGGTAACCACCGCTTCCACTCCGGCCTGTGGGACACCGCCAAGCATTTCGGGTTCATCCCCAGGCTGTGCAAGCCGTACCGGGCCAAGACCAAGGGGAAGGTAGAACGGTTCAACCGCTACCTGCGGTACAGCTTCTACTACCCGCTGGTCTCGCGCCTGAAGCAGGCAGGATTAACCCTCGATGTAGCGACCGCGAACATCGAGGTCCGAAACTGGCTTAAGGACGTAGCCAACTGCCGCATCCATGGCGAAACCGGCGAGCGGCCCTGCGATCGGCTCGAAATAGAGCGACCGGCGATGCTGTCGTTGCCGCCAAGGGTTGCGGTCGAGCCGGGCAAGCCGGAAATCATCACTCCAATGCCGTGGCCGGTGATCCCGCTTCAGCGCCCAGCCTCCTTTTATGAGCAGATCCTTCAGGAGGGGCGGCTATGA
- a CDS encoding glycerol-3-phosphate dehydrogenase/oxidase, with the protein MTRAKLLQRLESEKNWDLLVIGGGATGLGVAVEGASRGYRTLLLERDDFGSGTSSRSTKLIHGGVRYLQQGNISLVLEALHERGVLIRNAPHLVHNLSFVVPLYDWWEGPFYGIGLKLYDMLAGKLGLGPSQLLSRDETLQRIPTVEPSGLRGGVVYHDGQFDDARLAVALARTCADLDGVPLNRFEVSGLLKSGGLIRGVAAIDRESGREYEIEARVVVNATGPFCDALRQLDEPGAHPIIAPSQGVHLVLPQDFLPGASAIMVPHTDDGRVLFAVPWHDRVIVGTTDTPVDRIKAEPRPLAQEVEFLLEHAGRYLSRDPGTADILSVFAGLRPLVKGGDAANTAALSRDHTLLVSAGGLLTITGGKWTTYRKMAEDTVTSAARLAGLEERPSRTAELPIHGWLPEPDAAGEWSMYGTDGAGLGELCAERPELRGLLHPRLPYRLAEVVWGVRHEWARSLEDLLSRRTRALILDARAAKEAAPAVAALMAQELGRDEQWQAEEVAAFNAVADGYLP; encoded by the coding sequence ATGACGCGAGCGAAGCTTTTGCAGCGGCTGGAGAGCGAGAAAAACTGGGATCTGCTGGTAATCGGCGGTGGCGCCACCGGCCTTGGGGTTGCGGTTGAGGGGGCAAGCCGCGGTTACCGGACGCTGCTTCTGGAGCGTGACGACTTCGGCAGCGGCACGTCCAGCCGGAGCACCAAACTGATTCACGGCGGGGTCCGCTACCTCCAGCAGGGGAACATCTCCCTGGTGCTCGAAGCCCTCCACGAACGGGGGGTGCTGATCCGGAACGCCCCGCACCTTGTCCATAACCTCTCTTTCGTGGTGCCGCTTTACGACTGGTGGGAGGGGCCCTTCTACGGCATCGGGCTGAAACTGTACGATATGCTGGCCGGCAAGCTCGGCTTGGGGCCTTCCCAGCTTCTCTCCCGGGACGAAACTCTGCAGCGCATCCCAACCGTTGAACCGTCCGGGTTGCGGGGCGGGGTGGTCTATCACGACGGGCAGTTCGACGATGCCCGGCTGGCCGTGGCGCTTGCCCGTACCTGTGCCGATCTGGATGGCGTTCCCCTGAACCGTTTCGAAGTATCCGGCCTGCTCAAGAGCGGGGGCCTGATTCGCGGCGTGGCGGCCATTGATCGGGAGAGCGGCCGTGAATACGAGATCGAGGCGCGGGTGGTGGTTAATGCCACCGGGCCGTTTTGCGATGCCCTGCGGCAATTGGACGAACCCGGCGCGCACCCGATCATCGCCCCGAGCCAGGGGGTGCATCTGGTGCTCCCCCAGGATTTCCTCCCCGGCGCCAGCGCCATCATGGTTCCCCACACCGACGATGGGCGGGTGCTCTTTGCCGTACCCTGGCACGACCGCGTCATCGTCGGCACCACCGATACGCCGGTGGACCGGATTAAGGCCGAGCCGCGTCCTCTGGCGCAGGAGGTGGAGTTCCTGCTGGAGCATGCGGGGCGCTACCTTTCCCGTGATCCCGGCACGGCAGACATCCTGAGCGTCTTTGCCGGTCTGCGCCCCCTGGTGAAAGGTGGAGATGCGGCCAATACCGCGGCACTGTCCCGCGATCACACCCTGCTGGTTTCTGCCGGCGGACTGCTCACCATCACGGGCGGCAAGTGGACCACGTACCGAAAGATGGCCGAGGACACGGTGACCAGTGCCGCCAGGCTGGCCGGCCTGGAAGAGCGGCCATCGAGAACTGCCGAGCTTCCAATCCATGGCTGGCTCCCCGAGCCTGACGCTGCCGGCGAGTGGTCCATGTACGGAACCGACGGGGCCGGTCTTGGGGAGTTGTGCGCCGAAAGGCCGGAGTTGCGAGGACTGCTTCATCCCCGCCTGCCGTACCGTCTGGCCGAGGTGGTGTGGGGGGTGCGCCACGAGTGGGCGAGAAGTCTCGAGGATCTGTTGAGCCGCCGTACCAGGGCGTTGATACTCGATGCCCGCGCCGCTAAAGAAGCGGCACCGGCGGTGGCTGCCCTGATGGCGCAGGAACTGGGGCGCGACGAACAGTGGCAGGCGGAAGAGGTTGCGGCTTTCAATGCCGTGGCAGATGGCTATCTTCCGTAA
- a CDS encoding DUF2844 domain-containing protein, with protein MRLQLFALTLIPGLLMAPLTFTSRAEAALGERATPVSAARKASAASQTTTAASSGYTVQEIKTGATNVREYITPSGIVFAVTWKGVSHPDLTPILGSYTSGYRQALGQAKRMRGQRRSMVSSDKVVVEKWGHMRNLQGKAYVPSLIPNGVNIDEIK; from the coding sequence ATGAGACTACAACTTTTTGCTCTTACCCTGATTCCAGGCCTTCTGATGGCGCCGCTTACATTCACCAGCCGGGCTGAGGCAGCGCTCGGCGAACGGGCCACTCCCGTCTCGGCCGCTCGCAAGGCATCCGCAGCATCCCAGACGACAACCGCCGCCAGCAGTGGCTACACGGTACAGGAAATCAAAACCGGCGCGACCAACGTACGGGAGTACATTACCCCCTCGGGAATTGTGTTTGCCGTTACCTGGAAAGGAGTATCACACCCCGACCTGACACCGATTCTGGGGTCCTATACGTCCGGGTACAGGCAGGCTCTGGGTCAGGCAAAGCGAATGCGGGGCCAGCGTCGTTCCATGGTAAGTTCGGACAAGGTGGTTGTGGAAAAATGGGGACACATGCGCAACCTGCAAGGGAAGGCTTACGTACCCTCATTGATCCCCAATGGAGTGAACATCGATGAAATCAAATAA
- the istB gene encoding IS21-like element ISGme4 family helper ATPase IstB codes for MSDIQHQRMVTLCDDLKFLAVTDVYADLADAAAKQESSYIDYLEQVLKAENEVRQGRSRHTMAKLAGFPAIKTLEDYDFEFATGAPKQRILDLSAMAFLERRENVILLGPSGTGKTHLAIALGYRATQCGVKVRFISAADLMLQLESAQRQGRYKEVMRRSVLGPRLLIIDEIGYLPFSETQANLFFQVIAKRYETGSVILTSNLSFGEWEQAFGGNTALTSAMLDRLLHHSHVIQIRGDSYRLKEKRRAGILGQQLPTPQIDD; via the coding sequence ATGAGCGACATCCAGCACCAGCGCATGGTTACTCTCTGCGACGACTTGAAGTTTCTGGCGGTGACCGATGTGTACGCCGACCTTGCCGATGCCGCGGCAAAGCAGGAGTCCTCCTACATCGACTACCTCGAACAGGTCCTCAAGGCCGAGAACGAGGTCCGGCAAGGCCGCTCACGCCACACAATGGCAAAGCTCGCCGGCTTTCCCGCGATCAAGACCCTCGAGGATTATGACTTTGAGTTCGCCACCGGAGCCCCGAAGCAGCGAATCCTGGACCTGTCGGCGATGGCGTTTTTAGAGCGCCGGGAGAATGTAATCCTGCTCGGGCCCAGCGGCACCGGCAAGACTCATCTCGCCATCGCGCTCGGCTATCGGGCAACCCAGTGCGGCGTGAAGGTGCGCTTCATCTCCGCCGCCGATCTGATGCTGCAACTCGAAAGCGCCCAGCGGCAGGGGCGGTACAAGGAAGTAATGCGGCGCAGTGTCCTGGGGCCGAGACTGCTCATCATTGATGAGATTGGGTACCTCCCGTTCAGCGAAACGCAGGCGAACCTGTTCTTCCAGGTAATCGCCAAAAGGTACGAGACCGGGTCCGTCATTCTCACCTCGAACCTGAGTTTCGGAGAATGGGAACAGGCTTTCGGCGGCAATACGGCACTGACATCAGCCATGCTCGACCGGCTGCTGCACCACTCCCACGTTATCCAGATCAGGGGCGACAGCTATCGACTGAAAGAGAAGCGACGCGCTGGCATTCTCGGACAGCAACTACCGACACCTCAGATTGATGATTAA
- a CDS encoding (deoxy)nucleoside triphosphate pyrophosphohydrolase encodes MLPSLKHLHVTCAIIERDGLVLAAQRSTAMSLPLKWELPGGKIDPGESSEECLRRELVEEMGIHVSVGKHLPLSTHHYPTFTVTLHPFVCSIQSGEIVLHEHAAVTWLSPEELHALDWAEADVPVIESYRLACRISKDYG; translated from the coding sequence GTGTTGCCCTCGTTGAAGCATCTCCATGTTACCTGCGCCATCATCGAACGTGACGGCCTCGTTCTTGCCGCCCAGCGAAGCACCGCAATGAGCTTGCCGCTCAAGTGGGAGCTTCCCGGTGGCAAGATCGACCCCGGTGAATCGTCCGAAGAATGCCTCCGGCGGGAACTTGTGGAAGAGATGGGAATCCACGTGTCCGTCGGTAAACACCTCCCCCTCAGCACCCACCATTATCCAACCTTCACCGTCACGCTCCATCCATTTGTCTGCTCCATACAATCTGGTGAAATCGTCCTCCACGAACACGCTGCCGTAACCTGGCTCTCCCCGGAAGAACTACACGCCCTCGACTGGGCTGAGGCCGATGTGCCGGTGATTGAATCGTACCGGCTTGCGTGCCGAATTAGTAAGGATTATGGATGA